The genomic window AAGTGTGGAAAGGAACAAATCGTATGAAAACAACCAATTCGTTCAGCATCCTTTTTTTTCTTAAAAAGGATAAGGGAAGTAAAGGCTTTGCGCCTTTATATGTTCGGATTACCGTTAACAAGAACTTTGTTGATATCTCCCTGAAGCGGCGTATTAAGGAAACTTCATGGAACAGCAAGCTTCAGAAAGTGAACGGCTCGGAGAAGGAAGCCAAAGAAGTGCAGGAAAAGATCCGTCGGATGCGAACGGAGATCAATGCCGCGTATGACGAGCTCCGTTTCTGCAAGGAAGTGGTGAGCGCGGAAGCTATAAAGGCAAAGATGGAGGGGATGGGAGAAGAAGAGCAGATCACCCTACTGTTTCTAATGACCTATCATAATACCGAAATCAAAAAGCTGCTGGAGCCAGGTACCATGAAGAACTATTACAGTACCGAGCGCTATATCAAAGAGTTCCTCCTCAAACGGAAGAAGAAGACCGACATCTATCTATCGCAGCTGGACTACAAGTTCATCATCGACTTTGAGATTTACCTGCGCCAGCGAGAGCCGGACAAAGGTAAGCGCCCTTGTACCAATAACACCGTGATGAAGCACATGGAGAGGCTTCGCAAGATGATTAACATTGCCTTGAAGAATGACTGGCTGGCTAAAGACCCGTTTCTGCGCTTCGAAAGGCGCATGATCCACCGCGACCGGCGTTGCCTGGAGCTGGAAGAACTGGAGGCGATCAAGGCACTGACTTTTGATATAAGAGGGCAGGAGATTGTGCGCGACACCTTTGTCTTTAGCTGTTATACCGGTCTCGCGTTCGCTGACGTCAGCCAGCTCAGTGAGGAGCACCTGGTAACCGATATAGAAGGTGAGAAATGGATTGAAATGGTCAGGAAGAAAACAGCCAATTTTTCCGGAAGGAAGTTCTATGTACTGCTATTGCCTGAAGCGATCGAACTGATTAACAAGTATCGCAACGATCCGATGGCTTCCTATACGGGCACCGTATTTCCCTTGTTTTCCAATCAGGCCACCAACCGCTATCTGAAGACCATCAGTAAAAAGGCAGAGTTAGGCTTTGATTTAACGTTCCATGTTGCCCGTCACACCTTTGCTACTACGGTCACCCTGGAGAACGGGGTACCTATCGAAAGTGTATCTAAAATGCTCGGCCATACGAGTATTCGAACTACGCAGATTTATTCCAAAGTGAAGAAAAAGAAGGTCAGCTCAGACATGAAAATACTAAGAGACCGGTTGAAGCAAGCATGATCGCTTGTGAAGGAGCAAGTTTGTGTTTTTGCTATACAAAAACTGTTCGGCTCGAGGCCGAACGAAAACTTGCCTTTCGCGCCCGTTGGTTGCAAAAGAAAATCATCAGATAGAAAGTACGCGATGGAAGAAGCAAAGAAAAAGGGAGAAAAGGCGAGCCGTCCTAAAGGCGGCAGACCGCCCAAAAAAATCAAGCGAAGCCATATCTGTATGATCAGGCTAACCGATCTGGAACAGTTTAGCATTGCTA from Arcticibacter tournemirensis includes these protein-coding regions:
- a CDS encoding site-specific integrase; the encoded protein is MKTTNSFSILFFLKKDKGSKGFAPLYVRITVNKNFVDISLKRRIKETSWNSKLQKVNGSEKEAKEVQEKIRRMRTEINAAYDELRFCKEVVSAEAIKAKMEGMGEEEQITLLFLMTYHNTEIKKLLEPGTMKNYYSTERYIKEFLLKRKKKTDIYLSQLDYKFIIDFEIYLRQREPDKGKRPCTNNTVMKHMERLRKMINIALKNDWLAKDPFLRFERRMIHRDRRCLELEELEAIKALTFDIRGQEIVRDTFVFSCYTGLAFADVSQLSEEHLVTDIEGEKWIEMVRKKTANFSGRKFYVLLLPEAIELINKYRNDPMASYTGTVFPLFSNQATNRYLKTISKKAELGFDLTFHVARHTFATTVTLENGVPIESVSKMLGHTSIRTTQIYSKVKKKKVSSDMKILRDRLKQA